The Tenebrio molitor chromosome 3, icTenMoli1.1, whole genome shotgun sequence genome contains a region encoding:
- the LOC138125471 gene encoding solute carrier family 25 member 35-like: MDFAIGGAAAVCAGFFTNPLEVMKTRMQLQGELLSRGQHAVHYKNVFHAGYVIAKHDGILALQAGLVPGLWFQLVLNGYRFGLYQILDDKGYMKDKKGNLVFYKSVLIGGFAGASGAFIASPFYLIKTHLQSQASKEIAFGHQYHYKGTWSGLWSVFKEQGVKGLFRGGSSAVPRAFVGSTSQLTSFAYCKEFMRKYDILTNSPLLMTFTASMVGGVAISLMMTPFDLVSTRLYNQGVDQFGKGLLYNGYTDCVLKIWKTEGFLGFYKGLGPSYFRLGPHTVLCLVFWDEFKELYSRIKSSNKY; the protein is encoded by the exons ATGGATTTCGCCATAGGTGGCGCTGCCGCAGTGTGCGCCGGATTCTTCACCAACCCCCTAGAAGTGATGAAGACCCGAATGCAACTCCAGGGAGAACTACTCAGCAGAGGCCAACACGCGGTCCACTACAAAAACGTTTTCCACGCCGGTTACGTCATTGCCAAACACGACGGCATCCTAGCCCTTCAAGCCGGACTAGTACCAGGACTGTGGTTCCAACTGGTACTCAACGGATACAGATTCG GACTCTACCAGATCCTGGACGACAAAGGCTACATGAAAGACAAAAAGGGAAATTTAGTATTTTACAAAAGCGTTCTAATCGGAGGGTTTGCTGGTGCCTCTGGTGCTTTCATAGCCAGTCCGTTCTATCTAATCAAAACGCATCTGCAGTCGCAAGCGTCTAAAGAAATAGCTTTTGGGCATCAATACCACTACAAGGGGACATGGTCAGGGCTTTGGAGTGTCTTCAAAGAACAAGGG GTGAAAGGGTTGTTTAGGGGTGGTTCCTCAGCTGTGCCTCGAGCTTTCGTCGGTTCCACCTCCCAGTTGACATCTTTTGCCTATTGTAAAGAGTTTATGAGGAAATACGACATTTTAACGAACTCACCCCTTCTTATGACGTTTACCGCAAGTATGGTAGGAGGAGTTGCCATAAGCTTGATGATGACACCTTTCGATTTGGTCTCCACAAGACTCTACAATCAAG GAGTCGATCAGTTTGGTAAAGGACTATTGTATAATGGATATACTGACTGTGTGCTGAAGATCTGGAAAACTGAAGGATTCTTGGGCTTTTATAAAGGACTAGGTCCTAGTTACTTTCGGCTAGGACCACACACAGTATTGTGTTTGGTGTTCTGGGATGAATTCAAAGAATTGTACAGTAGGATAAAATCGagcaataaatattaa
- the LOC138125468 gene encoding uncharacterized protein — MLFKNASRNSSILVNLLIKNGRRYATKSKVLVEKPIVEIDGDEMTKLMFDEIKEKLLFPFVQFQRDYYDCSLTNRNKTENQVSKDAAAAILKHNVGIKCSTITPDEDRVKEFNLTQMWPSPNGMIRNALNGTQFRESIICKNVNKYVPGWTKPIIMGRHTFGDQYGGKDLIIKKPSKIFITIKSEDGKEESIEAFTYKGQGVAMLTFNTEDSIRSFAGSCFRMALQRNYPLYFATKSTLLKQYDKLFNEVFLDVYEKEYKKKFEAANLTFELRLIDDMAAQAMKSSGGFLWALKSYDGDVLSDVVGQGFGSMGLMIHSLVSHDGRTIMTEPAHGTVTRHYREYQKGNETSTNPISSIFAWTRGLQHRAKLDNNAELGNFTKNLENATVSTVEAGLVTKDLAPCVFGKDFKESQFLSTSEFIDAVVETLKKQI; from the exons atgttaTTCAAGAACGCGAGTCGGAACTCTTCTATTTTGGTGAatctattaataaaaaatggcaGAAGAT ATGCAACTAAATCTAAAGTACTGGTTGAGAAACCGATTGTGGAAATCGACGGAGATGAAATGACCAAATTAATGTTTGACGAGATCAAAGAAAAGCTTCTATTTCCATTTGTCCAGTTCCAAAGAGATTACTATGACTGTAGTCTCACCAACAG AAATAAAACTGAGAACCAAGTCTCAAAAGACGCCGCAGCTGCCATTTTGAAACACAATGTAGGGATAAAATGTTCCACGATAACACCAGATGAAGACAGGGTCAaag AATTCAATTTGACGCAAATGTGGCCAAGTCCCAATGGTATGATCCGGAATGCTCTCAATGGTACCCAATTCAGAGAGTCtattatttgcaaaaatgtaaacaagtATGTGCCCGGATGGACAAAACCCATCATCATGGGGCGACACACTTTCGGGGACCAGTATGGTGGTAAAGACCTGATCATCAAAAAACCTTCAAAG ATATTCATCACAATTAAGTCAGAAGATGGAAAGGAAGAATCCATCGAAGCTTTCACCTACAAGGGACAAGGTGTCGCCATGTTGACTTTCAACACAGAAGACAGTATTAGATCCTTCGCTGGTTCGTGCTTTCGAATGGCTTTACAGCGCAACTATCCTCTGtattttgcaacaaaaagcaCACTTCTGAAACAGTACGACAAGTTATTTAACGAAGTGTTTCTCGACGTTTATGAAAA AGAATACAAGAAGAAATTTGAAGCAGCAAATCTGACTTTTGAGTTGAGACTCATTGACGATATGGCCGCTCAGGCGATGAAATCTTCCGGTGGTTTCCTTTGGGCCTTGAAGAGTTACGACGGAGATGTGCTTTCTGATGTTGTCGGTCAAGGTTTTGGTTCCATGGGTTTGATGATACACAGTCTAGTGTCGCACGATGGGAGGACGATAATGACCGAGCCTGCTCACGGTACTGTAACAAGACATTACCG ggAGTACCAAAAAGGaaatgaaacgtcaacaaATCCCATTTCGTCTATCTTCGCTTGGACCAGAGGTTTACAGCACAGGGCCAAGTTGGACAATAATGCAGAGTTAGGCAATTTCACTAAAAACTTAGAGAACGCTACTGTTAGTACTGTCGAAGCTGGATTGGTCACTAAAGATTTAGCTCCTTGCGTTTTCGGAAAGGACTTTAAAGAGAGTCAGTTCTTGAGTACTTCTGAATTTATCGATGCAGTAGTTGAAAcactcaaaaaacaaatttaa
- the LOC138125464 gene encoding juvenile hormone esterase-like: MDLRLTFLTFIKMLTADSDTQPVVQTTYGKIQGQILSTVQEPHLEYYAFRGIPYAKPPLEELRFQPPLKPEPWENVKPCVDYGNSCLQVSKKDGSVLGNEDCLTLNVFTKELNTSNLKPVMFWIHGGAHIRGSSAQFPPDYLIEKPVVFVSINYRLNIFGFFTVNDENAYGNAALKDQVAALEWVQGNIAGFGGDPSRVTICGESSAANSVALLQLSTRARGLFHQVIAESGSALNARYLQRNPLKYAYNIAKYFNVTTETTRDMVEGLQKVDSEELAKAANSSQATGYKTDLYAFPFFPIIEVENSEAIITRSPYQILQSGDFNRVPFMIGFNTNDGSVGLNIVTLEMNISDFDKYYKLFAPQSLNNERDSLMVGLVVRNHFLGNSSAKNTEMFSQFLGQELLIRGIRKQIDFQRTLSEGYFYRFSYKGSFATDPKGPKHGEELNYLFPKDERTDVDANDNLTRTRMVEMWTNFAIVGSPIPDNKLLGESISWKKCDNTSVYFLDIGDKLILGTNPNETDFQFWNALFQKFGRKPYVTY; encoded by the exons ATGGACCTgcgtttgacatttttaacgtttataaaaaTG TTGACAGCTGACTCGGATACTCAACCAGTGGTGCAAACAACTTACGGTAAAATCCAGGGTCAAATCTTGAGCACTGTGCAAGAACCACATTTGGAATATTACGCCTTCAGAGGGATACCTTATGCAAAACCTCCATTGGAAGAATTACGATTTCAG CCACCTTTGAAACCAGAACCATGGGAAAACGTCAAACCATGTGTAGATTACGGCAATTCTTGTTTGCAAGTCAGTAAAAAAGATGGTAGTGTGTTGGGAAATGAAGATTGTTTGACTTTGAATGTTTTCACCAAAGAGTTGAACACATCGAATTTAAAACCTGTTATGTTTTGGATTCACGGAGGTGCCCACATCCGTGGTTCTAGTGCGCAGTTTCCACCTGATTATCTCATAGAAAAGCCTGTTGTATTTGTAAGCATCAATTATCGACTCAACATCTTTGGATTCTTCACTGTCAACGACGAAAACGCTTACGGAAATGCAGCTCTCAAGGATCAAGTCGCTGCTTTGGAATGGGTTCAGGGCAACATTGCTGGATTTGGAGGTGATCCGTCAAGAGTAACAATTTGTGGAGAAAGTTCCGCAGCTAATTCAGTCGCCTTGTTGCAGCTGAGTACTAGAGCTAGAG GTTTATTTCACCAAGTAATTGCCGAAAGTGGTTCCGCTTTAAACGCTAGGTACCTCCAACGGAACCCGCTGAAGTATGCTTACAATATAGCAAAGTACTTCAACGTGACGACTGAAACAACGAGAGATATGGTAGAAGGGTTGCAAAAAGTTGACTCTGAAGAGTTAGCCAAGGCTGCCAATAGTTCACAAGCGACA GGTTACAAAACTGATTTGTACGCTTTTCCTTTCTTTCCCATTATAGAAGTGGAAAACAGTGAAGCCATAATAACCCGTAGTCCATATCAAATCCTCCAAAGTGGTGACTTCAATAGAGTACCTTTTATGATTGGTTTCAACACTAATGATGGCAGTGTAGGGTTAAATA TTGTAACATTAGAAATGAATATTTCcgattttgacaaatattataaattgtttgcTCCACAGTCTTTGAATAACGAGAGGGATAGCTTAATGGTGGGGTTAGTAGTACGGAATCATTTCTTGGGAAATTCCTCTGCTAAGAACACTGAAATGTTTTCTCAG TTTTTGGGACAAGAATTATTAATAAGAGGAATCAGAAAGCAAATAGACTTTCAGAGAACACTTTCAGAAGGATATTTCTACAGATTTTCTTATAAAGGATCATTTGCCACCGATCCTAAAG GACCTAAGCATGGCGAGGAATTGAATTATTTGTTTCCCAAAGATGAACGCACTGATGTAGATGCAAATGACAACTTAACCAGAACGCGTATGGTAGAAATGTGGACCAATTTTGCTAttgtcgg GTCTCCCATTCCGGATAATAAACTTCTTGGTGAAAGTATTTCGTGGAAAAAATGTGACAACACATCAGTATATTTCTTAGATATTGGCGATAAACTTATTCTCGGAACTAATCCCAACGAAACTGACTTTCAATTTTGGAACGcactatttcaaaaatttggcaGAAAGCCTTACGTAACATATTAA
- the LOC138125466 gene encoding solute carrier family 2, facilitated glucose transporter member 1-like isoform X2: MEQSPEREGLFNGGGNRGSVSDSPYSEISVVRPSWTKVLILAGVATTIGSSLPVGYNIGVVNSPAGVIKAFCNSSVQSRYGSVLDRGSLDFLWSTIVAIFLVGGTVGSLGGSFFADKAGRKGALIVSSVIGAVAGILFFASKVANSVEMLIGGRLLVGISSGLITSVMPMYLTELAPRPLRGPMGVLCPLGVTFGVLVGQVLSLSQILGNENYWPHLLACYLLPLLVCSVVLIFLPESPKYLFIIKKQPHLAIKQLAYIRDVKEELLDGEIQELKLEEQDNDDDKGDSWNIWRVLTDRSLLLPLLLVCSLQAGQQFSGINAVFYYSVEIFQKSGLSLENSQLATIAAGCCNLFMAILSIPVMAKFNRRTTLQLSLTTTTFFLVLLGIAIILTSQVSWMSYLSIVGVLGFVICYGIALGPIPYFIGSELFEVGPRPSAMALGSMANWGGNFVVGLFFQIMLTYLGAGSFFIFAAVVVALFFFVRFYLPETRGRDPAQIALLCKQGFSSRPLESPVNSASTVETFSVSDVKEM, from the exons GAGATATCAGTAGTTCGCCCGTCATGGACGAAAGTGTTAATCCTAGCGGGAGTCGCAACCACGATCGGTTCCTCCCTTCCGGTTGGCTACAACATAGGTGTAGTCAACTCACCGGCAGGT GTGATCAAAGCCTTCTGCAACAGTAGCGTCCAGAGCCGCTACGGATCGGTCCTCGACCGGGGAAGTCTCGACTTCCTCTGGTCCACCATCGTGGCGATCTTTCTAGTAGGTGGTACCGTAGGTTCCCTCGGTGGTTCCTTCTTCGCCGACAAAGCCGGACGCAAAGGTGCCTTAATCGTTAGTTCCGTTATAGGAGCTGTAGCCGGGATTTTGTTTTTCGCGTCCAAAGTTGCCAACTCGGTGGAGATGCTGATAGGGGGGAGGCTCCTGGTGGGGATATCTTCAG GTTTGATAACTAGCGTGATGCCGATGTACTTAACAGAACTGGCACCGCGACCTTTGAGGGGTCCCATGGGAGTTTTGTGTCCGTTGGGAGTCACTTTTGGTGTCTTGGTTGGTCAAGTTTTGTCCCTGAGTCAAATTTTAG GCAACGAAAACTATTGGCCTCACCTCCTTGCTTGCTACTTGCTCCCCCTGCTCGTATGTAGCgtagttttgatttttctgcCTGAAAGTCCCAAGTATCTTTTCATTATCAAGAAACAACCCCACTTAGCTATAAAAC AACTGGCTTACATAAGAGATGTCAAAGAAGAGCTGCTCGACGGTGAGATTCAAGAGTTGAAACTTGAAGAACAAGATAACGATGACGATAAAGGCGACTCTTGGAATATATGGAGGGTGCTTACCGATCGTTCCCTTCTACTTCCACTCCTTCTAGTTTGTAGTCTTCAAGCTGGTCAACAATTTAGTGGGATTAATGCT GTGTTCTACTATTCGGTggagattttccaaaaatctgGACTCTCGCTGGAAAATAGCCAACTTGCTACCATCGCTGCTGGGTGTTGCAATCTCTTCATGGCAATTCTCTCTATTCCAGTGATGGCAAAATTCAACAGAAGAACCACATTGCAGCTGAGCTTGACCACAACAACTTTCTTCCTAGTCCTTTTAGGAATAGCAATAATTTTGACT TCTCAAGTGTCGTGGATGTCTTACTTAAGTATCGTAGGCGTGTTGGGTTTCGTAATTTGTTACGGAATCGCTCTGGGTCCCATTCCGTATTTTATCGGATCAGAGTTGTTCGAAGTCGGTCCTCGGCCCAGCGCTATGGCTTTGGGAAGTATGGCCAATTGGGGAGGGAATTTCGTTGTGGGGTTGTTTTTCCAAATCATGTTGACCTATTTAGGGGCGGGTTCCTTCTTTATATTTGCAGCTGTCGTAGTCGCGCTATTTTTCTTCGTCAG attttatttACCAGAGACTAGAGGACGGGATCCGGCCCAGATAGCTCTCTTGTGTAAACAAGGTTTCTCGTCACGGCCGTTGGAGTCGCCAGTCAATTCTGCAAGCACCGTCGAGACGTTTTCAGTATCTGACGTAAAAGAAATGTGA
- the LOC138125466 gene encoding solute carrier family 2, facilitated glucose transporter member 1-like isoform X1 has translation MEQSPEREGLFNGGGNRGSVSDSPYSTSPCFQEISVVRPSWTKVLILAGVATTIGSSLPVGYNIGVVNSPAGVIKAFCNSSVQSRYGSVLDRGSLDFLWSTIVAIFLVGGTVGSLGGSFFADKAGRKGALIVSSVIGAVAGILFFASKVANSVEMLIGGRLLVGISSGLITSVMPMYLTELAPRPLRGPMGVLCPLGVTFGVLVGQVLSLSQILGNENYWPHLLACYLLPLLVCSVVLIFLPESPKYLFIIKKQPHLAIKQLAYIRDVKEELLDGEIQELKLEEQDNDDDKGDSWNIWRVLTDRSLLLPLLLVCSLQAGQQFSGINAVFYYSVEIFQKSGLSLENSQLATIAAGCCNLFMAILSIPVMAKFNRRTTLQLSLTTTTFFLVLLGIAIILTSQVSWMSYLSIVGVLGFVICYGIALGPIPYFIGSELFEVGPRPSAMALGSMANWGGNFVVGLFFQIMLTYLGAGSFFIFAAVVVALFFFVRFYLPETRGRDPAQIALLCKQGFSSRPLESPVNSASTVETFSVSDVKEM, from the exons ACTTCTCCATGTTTCCAGGAGATATCAGTAGTTCGCCCGTCATGGACGAAAGTGTTAATCCTAGCGGGAGTCGCAACCACGATCGGTTCCTCCCTTCCGGTTGGCTACAACATAGGTGTAGTCAACTCACCGGCAGGT GTGATCAAAGCCTTCTGCAACAGTAGCGTCCAGAGCCGCTACGGATCGGTCCTCGACCGGGGAAGTCTCGACTTCCTCTGGTCCACCATCGTGGCGATCTTTCTAGTAGGTGGTACCGTAGGTTCCCTCGGTGGTTCCTTCTTCGCCGACAAAGCCGGACGCAAAGGTGCCTTAATCGTTAGTTCCGTTATAGGAGCTGTAGCCGGGATTTTGTTTTTCGCGTCCAAAGTTGCCAACTCGGTGGAGATGCTGATAGGGGGGAGGCTCCTGGTGGGGATATCTTCAG GTTTGATAACTAGCGTGATGCCGATGTACTTAACAGAACTGGCACCGCGACCTTTGAGGGGTCCCATGGGAGTTTTGTGTCCGTTGGGAGTCACTTTTGGTGTCTTGGTTGGTCAAGTTTTGTCCCTGAGTCAAATTTTAG GCAACGAAAACTATTGGCCTCACCTCCTTGCTTGCTACTTGCTCCCCCTGCTCGTATGTAGCgtagttttgatttttctgcCTGAAAGTCCCAAGTATCTTTTCATTATCAAGAAACAACCCCACTTAGCTATAAAAC AACTGGCTTACATAAGAGATGTCAAAGAAGAGCTGCTCGACGGTGAGATTCAAGAGTTGAAACTTGAAGAACAAGATAACGATGACGATAAAGGCGACTCTTGGAATATATGGAGGGTGCTTACCGATCGTTCCCTTCTACTTCCACTCCTTCTAGTTTGTAGTCTTCAAGCTGGTCAACAATTTAGTGGGATTAATGCT GTGTTCTACTATTCGGTggagattttccaaaaatctgGACTCTCGCTGGAAAATAGCCAACTTGCTACCATCGCTGCTGGGTGTTGCAATCTCTTCATGGCAATTCTCTCTATTCCAGTGATGGCAAAATTCAACAGAAGAACCACATTGCAGCTGAGCTTGACCACAACAACTTTCTTCCTAGTCCTTTTAGGAATAGCAATAATTTTGACT TCTCAAGTGTCGTGGATGTCTTACTTAAGTATCGTAGGCGTGTTGGGTTTCGTAATTTGTTACGGAATCGCTCTGGGTCCCATTCCGTATTTTATCGGATCAGAGTTGTTCGAAGTCGGTCCTCGGCCCAGCGCTATGGCTTTGGGAAGTATGGCCAATTGGGGAGGGAATTTCGTTGTGGGGTTGTTTTTCCAAATCATGTTGACCTATTTAGGGGCGGGTTCCTTCTTTATATTTGCAGCTGTCGTAGTCGCGCTATTTTTCTTCGTCAG attttatttACCAGAGACTAGAGGACGGGATCCGGCCCAGATAGCTCTCTTGTGTAAACAAGGTTTCTCGTCACGGCCGTTGGAGTCGCCAGTCAATTCTGCAAGCACCGTCGAGACGTTTTCAGTATCTGACGTAAAAGAAATGTGA
- the LOC138125466 gene encoding solute carrier family 2, facilitated glucose transporter member 1-like isoform X4 has protein sequence MSSAEKEISVVRPSWTKVLILAGVATTIGSSLPVGYNIGVVNSPAGVIKAFCNSSVQSRYGSVLDRGSLDFLWSTIVAIFLVGGTVGSLGGSFFADKAGRKGALIVSSVIGAVAGILFFASKVANSVEMLIGGRLLVGISSGLITSVMPMYLTELAPRPLRGPMGVLCPLGVTFGVLVGQVLSLSQILGNENYWPHLLACYLLPLLVCSVVLIFLPESPKYLFIIKKQPHLAIKQLAYIRDVKEELLDGEIQELKLEEQDNDDDKGDSWNIWRVLTDRSLLLPLLLVCSLQAGQQFSGINAVFYYSVEIFQKSGLSLENSQLATIAAGCCNLFMAILSIPVMAKFNRRTTLQLSLTTTTFFLVLLGIAIILTSQVSWMSYLSIVGVLGFVICYGIALGPIPYFIGSELFEVGPRPSAMALGSMANWGGNFVVGLFFQIMLTYLGAGSFFIFAAVVVALFFFVRFYLPETRGRDPAQIALLCKQGFSSRPLESPVNSASTVETFSVSDVKEM, from the exons ATGTCATCAGCCGAGAAG GAGATATCAGTAGTTCGCCCGTCATGGACGAAAGTGTTAATCCTAGCGGGAGTCGCAACCACGATCGGTTCCTCCCTTCCGGTTGGCTACAACATAGGTGTAGTCAACTCACCGGCAGGT GTGATCAAAGCCTTCTGCAACAGTAGCGTCCAGAGCCGCTACGGATCGGTCCTCGACCGGGGAAGTCTCGACTTCCTCTGGTCCACCATCGTGGCGATCTTTCTAGTAGGTGGTACCGTAGGTTCCCTCGGTGGTTCCTTCTTCGCCGACAAAGCCGGACGCAAAGGTGCCTTAATCGTTAGTTCCGTTATAGGAGCTGTAGCCGGGATTTTGTTTTTCGCGTCCAAAGTTGCCAACTCGGTGGAGATGCTGATAGGGGGGAGGCTCCTGGTGGGGATATCTTCAG GTTTGATAACTAGCGTGATGCCGATGTACTTAACAGAACTGGCACCGCGACCTTTGAGGGGTCCCATGGGAGTTTTGTGTCCGTTGGGAGTCACTTTTGGTGTCTTGGTTGGTCAAGTTTTGTCCCTGAGTCAAATTTTAG GCAACGAAAACTATTGGCCTCACCTCCTTGCTTGCTACTTGCTCCCCCTGCTCGTATGTAGCgtagttttgatttttctgcCTGAAAGTCCCAAGTATCTTTTCATTATCAAGAAACAACCCCACTTAGCTATAAAAC AACTGGCTTACATAAGAGATGTCAAAGAAGAGCTGCTCGACGGTGAGATTCAAGAGTTGAAACTTGAAGAACAAGATAACGATGACGATAAAGGCGACTCTTGGAATATATGGAGGGTGCTTACCGATCGTTCCCTTCTACTTCCACTCCTTCTAGTTTGTAGTCTTCAAGCTGGTCAACAATTTAGTGGGATTAATGCT GTGTTCTACTATTCGGTggagattttccaaaaatctgGACTCTCGCTGGAAAATAGCCAACTTGCTACCATCGCTGCTGGGTGTTGCAATCTCTTCATGGCAATTCTCTCTATTCCAGTGATGGCAAAATTCAACAGAAGAACCACATTGCAGCTGAGCTTGACCACAACAACTTTCTTCCTAGTCCTTTTAGGAATAGCAATAATTTTGACT TCTCAAGTGTCGTGGATGTCTTACTTAAGTATCGTAGGCGTGTTGGGTTTCGTAATTTGTTACGGAATCGCTCTGGGTCCCATTCCGTATTTTATCGGATCAGAGTTGTTCGAAGTCGGTCCTCGGCCCAGCGCTATGGCTTTGGGAAGTATGGCCAATTGGGGAGGGAATTTCGTTGTGGGGTTGTTTTTCCAAATCATGTTGACCTATTTAGGGGCGGGTTCCTTCTTTATATTTGCAGCTGTCGTAGTCGCGCTATTTTTCTTCGTCAG attttatttACCAGAGACTAGAGGACGGGATCCGGCCCAGATAGCTCTCTTGTGTAAACAAGGTTTCTCGTCACGGCCGTTGGAGTCGCCAGTCAATTCTGCAAGCACCGTCGAGACGTTTTCAGTATCTGACGTAAAAGAAATGTGA
- the LOC138125466 gene encoding solute carrier family 2, facilitated glucose transporter member 1-like isoform X3 has product MSSAEKTSPCFQEISVVRPSWTKVLILAGVATTIGSSLPVGYNIGVVNSPAGVIKAFCNSSVQSRYGSVLDRGSLDFLWSTIVAIFLVGGTVGSLGGSFFADKAGRKGALIVSSVIGAVAGILFFASKVANSVEMLIGGRLLVGISSGLITSVMPMYLTELAPRPLRGPMGVLCPLGVTFGVLVGQVLSLSQILGNENYWPHLLACYLLPLLVCSVVLIFLPESPKYLFIIKKQPHLAIKQLAYIRDVKEELLDGEIQELKLEEQDNDDDKGDSWNIWRVLTDRSLLLPLLLVCSLQAGQQFSGINAVFYYSVEIFQKSGLSLENSQLATIAAGCCNLFMAILSIPVMAKFNRRTTLQLSLTTTTFFLVLLGIAIILTSQVSWMSYLSIVGVLGFVICYGIALGPIPYFIGSELFEVGPRPSAMALGSMANWGGNFVVGLFFQIMLTYLGAGSFFIFAAVVVALFFFVRFYLPETRGRDPAQIALLCKQGFSSRPLESPVNSASTVETFSVSDVKEM; this is encoded by the exons ATGTCATCAGCCGAGAAG ACTTCTCCATGTTTCCAGGAGATATCAGTAGTTCGCCCGTCATGGACGAAAGTGTTAATCCTAGCGGGAGTCGCAACCACGATCGGTTCCTCCCTTCCGGTTGGCTACAACATAGGTGTAGTCAACTCACCGGCAGGT GTGATCAAAGCCTTCTGCAACAGTAGCGTCCAGAGCCGCTACGGATCGGTCCTCGACCGGGGAAGTCTCGACTTCCTCTGGTCCACCATCGTGGCGATCTTTCTAGTAGGTGGTACCGTAGGTTCCCTCGGTGGTTCCTTCTTCGCCGACAAAGCCGGACGCAAAGGTGCCTTAATCGTTAGTTCCGTTATAGGAGCTGTAGCCGGGATTTTGTTTTTCGCGTCCAAAGTTGCCAACTCGGTGGAGATGCTGATAGGGGGGAGGCTCCTGGTGGGGATATCTTCAG GTTTGATAACTAGCGTGATGCCGATGTACTTAACAGAACTGGCACCGCGACCTTTGAGGGGTCCCATGGGAGTTTTGTGTCCGTTGGGAGTCACTTTTGGTGTCTTGGTTGGTCAAGTTTTGTCCCTGAGTCAAATTTTAG GCAACGAAAACTATTGGCCTCACCTCCTTGCTTGCTACTTGCTCCCCCTGCTCGTATGTAGCgtagttttgatttttctgcCTGAAAGTCCCAAGTATCTTTTCATTATCAAGAAACAACCCCACTTAGCTATAAAAC AACTGGCTTACATAAGAGATGTCAAAGAAGAGCTGCTCGACGGTGAGATTCAAGAGTTGAAACTTGAAGAACAAGATAACGATGACGATAAAGGCGACTCTTGGAATATATGGAGGGTGCTTACCGATCGTTCCCTTCTACTTCCACTCCTTCTAGTTTGTAGTCTTCAAGCTGGTCAACAATTTAGTGGGATTAATGCT GTGTTCTACTATTCGGTggagattttccaaaaatctgGACTCTCGCTGGAAAATAGCCAACTTGCTACCATCGCTGCTGGGTGTTGCAATCTCTTCATGGCAATTCTCTCTATTCCAGTGATGGCAAAATTCAACAGAAGAACCACATTGCAGCTGAGCTTGACCACAACAACTTTCTTCCTAGTCCTTTTAGGAATAGCAATAATTTTGACT TCTCAAGTGTCGTGGATGTCTTACTTAAGTATCGTAGGCGTGTTGGGTTTCGTAATTTGTTACGGAATCGCTCTGGGTCCCATTCCGTATTTTATCGGATCAGAGTTGTTCGAAGTCGGTCCTCGGCCCAGCGCTATGGCTTTGGGAAGTATGGCCAATTGGGGAGGGAATTTCGTTGTGGGGTTGTTTTTCCAAATCATGTTGACCTATTTAGGGGCGGGTTCCTTCTTTATATTTGCAGCTGTCGTAGTCGCGCTATTTTTCTTCGTCAG attttatttACCAGAGACTAGAGGACGGGATCCGGCCCAGATAGCTCTCTTGTGTAAACAAGGTTTCTCGTCACGGCCGTTGGAGTCGCCAGTCAATTCTGCAAGCACCGTCGAGACGTTTTCAGTATCTGACGTAAAAGAAATGTGA